The genomic segment CAGCCTTAAAAAATGAATCAAAATGCTTGTGAGATCGCTGCCTTCCTCCTGTGTATTGCGGGCTGGGTCCTAACAACTTCTACCTTGCCTATTGAATTCTGGAAAGTGTCGACTATTACCAACATTGTCATTGTGACGGGAAATTTTTATTCCAACCTCTGGAAGATATGTGTCCACGGTTCAACTGGAGTTTCTGACTGCAAAGACTTTGAGTCCCTACTGGCATTGCCAGGTATGTTCTCTCTTTGTATCCTTTGCTAAATTATAGCAGCAGGTTAAACTTCTGTATTGTATAGtgtttctgtatttctgtttgaACTGCATTAGAATAGTCAGTAAAACTGCCTCTCACgtatcttaaaatatttacttGTAGTTGTAGGCTCCATAAATAACACACCCCAGTTCAAACCTGAGGCTCTCTTAAATGTACTAAAACGTCTACACCAGTGATAAGCTTTAGGCAAGTGACTCTACTTTGCTGTGTGAATTATGTCAGAACAAAGAGATTTATATATAAATCTCATATAAATGTTAACTGGTAAAACACCCAGAATAAATGAGATGAgaataaatgtgtgtttaaatgGGAATTTAAAAAAACTTTGATGAAGCCAATTTATCATGCCACTGCACAatagattcacttcctgtgtatTGGTATTGGACTTTACTGGACATATATCGTTgcatgggatttgatatggggtcAGGTACTACTGCTGCACAGGATGTCAGTCTATAATCTGCTGACACTGGAAATAGAAATAGCTGGCGTTAAGAAAGATTTTGGCTCAGATTTTATACACATGCAGTGTGTAGATGAAGGACAGGCTGCTGCTGATCTGTGGCAAGAAAAATGAAGTGCGACTGATTCCGAGTTTTATCAGTAGCAATACAATTGTGATATTACGTCACTGCCTCATTGCCTGTCAATCACTAATCTGCAACGCAGGGGAAACGGACCATTGCTACCACAAAACCATTTATTTAGACACAGCTGTGTTTCAGAAATgaggaaaagaaaatgtaatgtatttatgtttttttgctGAACAGTTCACATCCAAGTCTGCAGAGCATTCCTGATTACTGGTGTCATCCTTTGTTTTTTGGGAGTCATCCTTGCATTGGTTGGGATGAAGTGCACCAAGATTGGAGGATCAGATAAGACCAAAGCTAAATTTGCTTTTACAGCGGGAATACATTTCATAGTTGGTGGTAAATATTACCAATTTAATGTTAACAGCAGCTTGTTCTTTCAATGGCATGCCTTTAGGGCATTTTTATTAAACTCGTGTTCTGTGTTCTTTACGCAGGTCTCTTGTCTATGAGTTGTTTCTCGTTGTATGCAAACCGAATTACATCAGAATTTTATGACGCAAAATTTTATCAAACAAAGTAAGTAGCACCACATCACTGTTAGTATTGATATATCAAAGATGTATGCGCACTGTTTACAATTTTTAATTACTTATTGTTGTACTCTAATGTATATCTTTGATTATAGAACCAAAGTGAAATCGATCCCAACATTAATATAGCAAAGAGCTTTGAACAAGCAGTTTGAAGAATGAACAAACACTCTGTTCAGAGTACAATTGTGAAAGATTTGCTCAGAGACATGGCTCATGTGTATCCAGGTTTAGAGACTGGTTTAGTTTGACATCTGCTGATTAGTCAGGCCTTATGTTCCTGCTTTGCTCCTCAAACCAGTGCCCAATTAATGCTTAAGGAAGTTATCTTCATGCCACTTGTGGATtagggagagagaaaaaaaaaaaacacttgtcattCAGTAGATAAATCAGTTACAGTGTTATCTACATGCACAACTGAAAAATGGAAAATCTATATTGGGATTTTTCTCCTTGTCTAACAATTTATAATTTGACCACATTTTTACAGATATGAATTAGGAGCTGGCTTGTTCATTGGTTGGGCGGGCTCTCTGCTTTGCATTGTAGGAGGTATTCTTTACTGTATCGCAACGTCAAAAGTGGCGTTCCAAAAAAAAA from the Acipenser ruthenus chromosome 9, fAciRut3.2 maternal haplotype, whole genome shotgun sequence genome contains:
- the LOC117405613 gene encoding claudin-10-like, coding for MNQNACEIAAFLLCIAGWVLTTSTLPIEFWKVSTITNIVIVTGNFYSNLWKICVHGSTGVSDCKDFESLLALPVHIQVCRAFLITGVILCFLGVILALVGMKCTKIGGSDKTKAKFAFTAGIHFIVGGLLSMSCFSLYANRITSEFYDAKFYQTKYELGAGLFIGWAGSLLCIVGGILYCIATSKVAFQKKRKGYINKGNAITNEIVMPTTQSKSKQFDRAAYI